One Rutidosis leptorrhynchoides isolate AG116_Rl617_1_P2 unplaced genomic scaffold, CSIRO_AGI_Rlap_v1 contig3, whole genome shotgun sequence genomic region harbors:
- the LOC139882686 gene encoding uncharacterized protein, whose product MSIIGRFSRRRTPISSTTNIHIMALDGVVNVNSLFTLALFLGLTFNPTNIDPSVALIGHHDFASCAAGPRIVENLVCCHVYSFSCFLFSSLVALALKQAISINVENAEEFQFGASFSLASVNAMALRVGILVSGFGSVFGCGFLMWALVDLIQIKLGTLACGSLYTLAAVAPLVLLVPMALAIFVFLVLYAFTR is encoded by the coding sequence ATGTCGATCATCGGCAGGTTTTCACGGCGTCGGACACCGATCTCCTCCACAACAAACATCCACATCATGGCGTTAGACGGTGTGGTCAACGTCAACTCACTCTTCACTTTAGCCCTTTTCCTTGGTCTTACCTTTAACCCCACCAATATCGATCCTTCGGTCGCCTTAATAGGCCATCACGATTTCGCCTCCTGTGCAGCTGGGCCTCGCATCGTAGAGAACCTCGTATGCTGCCACGTGTACTCCTTCAGCTGCTTCCTCTTCTCCAGCCTCGTTGCCTTGGCACTCAAGCAAGCTATTAGTATTAATGTTGAGAATGCAGAAGAATTCCAGTTTGGTGCTAGCTTTAGCTTGGCGAGTGTTAATGCGATGGCGTTGAGAGTAGGGATATTGGTATCGGGTTTCGGGTCAGTTTTCGGATGCGGGTTTTTGATGTGGGCTTTGGTGGATTTGATTCAGATAAAATTAGGGACTTTGGCTTGTGGGAGTTTGTATACACTTGCAGCTGTTGCTCCTCTGGTTTTATTGGTTCCTATGGCTCTTGCTATTTTCGTTTTCCTTGTTCTTTACGCTTTCACTCGGTAA
- the LOC139882687 gene encoding probable glutathione S-transferase, whose protein sequence is MAEEVKMFGFWASPFSNRVELALNLKGIQYEFIEENLQNKSRSFLKYNPITKKIPVIVHNEKSIIESLVILEYIEETWKDNPLLPQDPHERALARFWANFIDDKIIKSAHRIATSSSKEREDAIEENVENLKLLEKELAGKDFFGGNSIGYIDIAASVIAIWFGVGQEVSGLHWFTQEEHPNLWKWKTKFEQDEVVKQCCPPKHKLVEFMKMLTASGSAPK, encoded by the exons atggcagAGGAAGTGAAAATGTTTGGGTTCTGGGCAAGCCCTTTTAGTAACAGGGTAGAGCTAGCCTTGAATCTAAAAGGAATTCAGTACGAATTCATCGAAGAAAATCTGCAAAACAAGAGTCGGTCATTTCTCAAGTACAACCCCATTACGAAGAAAATCCCAGTGATTGTGCACAATGAAAAGTCAATCATAGAGTCCCTAGTGATCTTAGAGTACATCGAAGAAACCTGGAAAGACAATCCATTATTGCCTCAGGATCCCCACGAACGAGCCTTGGCTCGGTTTTGGGCTAATTTCATCGATGACAAG attataaaatcagcgcatagaATAGCTACGAGCAGCAGCAAGGAAAGAGAGGATGCCATTGAAGAGAATGTTGAGAATCTGAAATTGCTTGAGAAGGAGCTGGCAGGAAAAGATTTCTTTGGAGGGAATAGCATTGGATACATTGATATTGCGGCCAGCGTGATTGCCATTTGGTTTGGAGTGGGGCAAGAAGTTTCAGGTCTACATTGGTTCACACAAGAGGAACATCCAAATCTATGGAAATGGAAGACTAAATTTGAACAGGATGAAGTTGTCAAACAGTGTTGCCCTCCAAAACACAAACTTGTTGAATTCATGAAAATGCTTACGGCTTCGGGATCTGCCCCAAAATAG
- the LOC139882684 gene encoding metal tolerance protein B-like produces the protein MEQEDVPILRLEHKQDVEMDVLSSTGNDIHSKPRKSSRKSVCGLFNENKTLESEERSKSVTKLSGLIFFYIMVIAIEIVGGFKANSLAVITDAAHLVTDVAGFSIALFTVWASGWEATAKYSFGFGRLEILGALFSVLLIWQMSVMLIKEAVERIFLANSDVNGRLMFAIALFGFIVNFVMVTWLGHDHAHAHGHGHTHHHSSGHDHDHDHHHHHEKDEICVEMDEEPTKKNKFFNINIQGAYLHVMADLIQSVGVMIAGAVLWLKPEWLVVDLVCTIVFATFALITTIPMLRNLFGILMETTPKEINISRLENDLKCIKGVQEILDLHVWTITLGQVLLTCHIQAEAGVSSTEILTKVREYCKKKHGIYHATVQIE, from the coding sequence ATGGAGCAGGAGGATGTCCCAATTTTAAGGCTGGAGCACAAGCAGGATGTTGAAATGGATGTCTTATCTTCTACAGGAAATGACATTCATTCCAAGCCACGAAAGTCATCGAGGAAATCTGTATGTGGCCTCTTCAACGAAAACAAGACGCTAGAGTCTGAAGAACGATCTAAATCAGTCACGAAGCTTTCTGGACTCATCTTCTTTTATATAATGGTCATCGCCATAGAAATTGTAGGTGGTTTCAAAGCCAACAGCCTAGCTGTAATCACAGATGCAGCTCACTTAGTTACAGATGTTGCAGGATTCTCAATCGCGTTGTTCACAGTTTGGGCTTCAGGTTGGGAGGCGACGGCTAAGTATTCTTTCGGCTTTGGACGTCTCGAAATTCTCGGCGCATTGTTTTCCGTGCTGCTCATATGGCAAATGTCTGTCATGTTAATAAAAGAAGCAGTTGAGAGAATCTTTCTTGCAAATTCAGACGTAAACGGAAGGCTCATGTTTGCAATAGCACTTTTCGGATTCATTGTCAACTTTGTAATGGTTACATGGTTGGGTCATGATCATGCTCATGCTCATGGCCATGGTCATACTCATCACCATTCATCTGGACATGATCAtgaccatgatcatcatcatcaccatgaaAAGGATGAAATATGTGTTGAAATGGATGAAGAGCCGACAAAGAAGAACAAGTTCTTTAACATTAATATACAAGGGGCGTATCTTCACGTGATGGCCGATCTAATTCAGTCTGTTGGGGTTATGATTGCTGGAGCAGTTTTGTGGTTAAAACCAGAATGGCTGGTCGTCGATCTTGTCTGCACAATCGTCTTTGCGACTTTTGCTCTAATCACTACGATTCCGATGCTTAGGAATTTATTTGGTATATTAATGGAGACAACGCCTAAGGAGATCAATATTTCTAGGCTGGAAAATGATCTGAAATGCATCAAAGGAGTTCAAGAGATTCTAGACTTGCATGTTTGGACTATAACGCTCGGACAGGTCCTGTTGACTTGCCACATCCAAGCTGAGGCTGGCGTTAGTTCAACTGAAATACTAACCAAGGTTAGGGAATATTGTAAGAAAAAACACGGAATTTATCATGCGACTGTACAAATAGAGTAG
- the LOC139882685 gene encoding uncharacterized protein — MENNSRVSSSSSFISDLFDTKESTNSVSTGIFESIFPPPSTANGQWNDLQVPKRRGSSSSWENQVSGNQEWKAKLGAPAPEVEEVSYERNSNKLYQEKRAKENPCHLSSSLHYGGRDVYTDSPNTRTTGSYPKFQKEGPSANNSNDASRGNWWQGSIGISSRYHTANTFFLMIHTTNT, encoded by the exons ATGGAAAATAACAGTAGAGTCTCTTCTTCTTCGTCATTCATTAGTGATCTTTTTGACACCAAAGAGTCAACAAATTCTGTCTCCACGGGGATTTTTGAGTCTATTTTTCCACCTCCATCGACG GCTAATGGGCAGTGGAACGATTTACAGGTTCCAAAAAGGAGGGGCTCCTCGAGCTCTTGGGAAAATCAGGTCTCAGGAAATCAAGAATGGAAAGCAAAACTAGGAGCTCCAG CTCCAGAAGTGGAGGAGGTGAGCTATGAGAGAAACTCAAATAAACTCTATCAGGAAAAGAGAGCAAAAGAAAATCCATGCCATCTAAGTTCATCTCTTCACTATGGTGGACGAGACGTCTATACCGATTCCCCGAATACCAGAACCACTGGATCATACCCAAAA TTTCAGAAAGAAGGTCCTAGTGCTAACAATTCAAATGATGCTTCAAGAGGAAATTGGTGGCAAGGTAGTATTGGTATATCTAGTAGATATCATACTGCTAATACTTTTTTTTTGATGATACATACTACTAATACTTGA
- the LOC139882679 gene encoding uncharacterized protein: MKKEDTVKLISAEGFEFVVDKEAAMVSHTIRNMLTSPGGFAESQLGEVTFPEISTTILEKICQYFYWSLQYSRGKETEFHIEPELTLELMMAANYLHT; this comes from the exons ATGAAGAAGGAAGATACAGTGAAGCTGATAAGCGCTGAAGGATTCGAGTTCGTCGTGGACAAAGAAGCAGCCATGGTCTCCCACACAATTCGCAACATGCTCACTTCTCCAG GGGGTTTTGCTGAAAGTCAACTCGGAGAGGTGACATTCCCCGAGATCAGCACGACAATTCTCGAAAAGATCTGTCAGTATTTCTATTGGTCTCTGCAATATTCCAG GGGCAAAGAGACTGAATTCCATATCGAGCCTGAACTCACCCTGGAGCTGATGATGGCTGCCAACTATCTCCATACTTGA
- the LOC139882681 gene encoding ras-related protein Rab11C, with protein MAHRVDHEYDYLFKIVLIGDSGVGKSNILSRFTRNEFCLESKSTIGVEFATRTLQIEGKTVKAQIWDTAGQERYRAITSAYYRGAVGALLVYDITKRQTFDNVTRWLRELRDHADSNIVIMMAGNKSDLAHLRAVQEGDGQTLAEREGLSFLETSALEATNVEKAFQTILSEIYHIISKKALAAQEAGATTAIPGQGTSINVANASGNGTSKGCCST; from the exons ATGGCACATAGAGTGGATCATGAGTACGATTACCTGTTCAAGATTGTGTTGATTGGTGACTCTGGTGTAGGTAAATCCAATATCTTGTCGAGATTTACGAGAAATGAATTCTGCTTGGAATCAAAATCGACCATTGGGGTTGAGTTTGCCACCAGAACTCTTCAG ATAGAAGGAAAAACTGTGAAAGCCCAAATATGGGATACAGCTGGGCAGGAACGATACAGAGCTATAACCAGTGCTTACTATAGAGGAGCCGTCGGTGCACTTCTTGTGTACGACATAACTAAAAGGCAAACCTTTGACAATGTCACAAGGTGGCTTCGTGAATTGAGAGACCATGCTGATTCAAACATTGTAATCATGATGGCCGGAAATAAATCCGACTTAGCTCATCTCAGAGCTGTTCAAGAAGGCGATGGTCAAACTCTGGCAGAGAGGGAAGGTCTATCATTTCTCGAGACTTCAGCACTAGAAGCAACGAATGTCGAGAAAGCGTTTCAGACCATACTAAGTGAGATTTACCATATCATTAGCAAAAAGGCGTTGGCAGCCCAAGAAGCTGGTGCTACCACTGCCATTCCTGGTCAAGGGACATCCATTAATGTTGCTAATGCATCTGGGAATGGAACTAGTAAAGGATGCTGTTCTACTTGA